A region from the Hippoglossus hippoglossus isolate fHipHip1 chromosome 16, fHipHip1.pri, whole genome shotgun sequence genome encodes:
- the LOC117777526 gene encoding zymogen granule membrane protein 16-like isoform X2 produces the protein MLSLLFFVGLFASCLVKPNTAVYSFSGSIGGGGIPFASSGNGRVTGIRVWEIPSQYITGIQLRHQYIWSKVFGRAYGPVNEMSLFDGEAVVQVSGKYHSNYIYQLIFVTSRGRSLSAGQPYQKSFNFYPTHPESELRMLSGRHNGNGISSLGAHWASEFNSTST, from the exons ATGCTTTCCCTCCTGTTCTTCGTCGGGCTCTTTGCCAGCTGCCTGGTAAAAC CCAACACGGCCGTCTACTCCTTCTCTGGTTCCATTGGTGGTGGTGGGATTCCCTTTGCCTCATCAGGAAATGGAAGGGTCACAGGGATCAGGGTCTGGGAAATCCCATCTCAATACATCACTGG TATCCAGCTGCGCCATCAATACATTTGGTCTAAAGTATTTGGACGGGCATATGGCCCAGTGAATGAGATGTCACTTTTTGATGGAGAGGCCGTTGTTCAG GTCTCTGGTAAATACCACAGCAATTACATCTATCAGCTGATATTCGTAACCTCCAGAGGGCGATCTCTGAGCGCTGGCCAGCCTTATCAG AAATCGTTCAACTTCTACCCGACTCACCCGGAATCAGAGCTGCGAATGCTGAGCGGCCGACATAACGGCAATGGGATTTCTTCACTGGGAGCTCACTGGGCATCTGAGTTCAATAGTACTAGCACATAA
- the LOC117777526 gene encoding zymogen granule membrane protein 16-like isoform X1, which translates to MPVSQCLLILCSVCSHRMLSLLFFVGLFASCLVKPNTAVYSFSGSIGGGGIPFASSGNGRVTGIRVWEIPSQYITGIQLRHQYIWSKVFGRAYGPVNEMSLFDGEAVVQVSGKYHSNYIYQLIFVTSRGRSLSAGQPYQKSFNFYPTHPESELRMLSGRHNGNGISSLGAHWASEFNSTST; encoded by the exons ATGCCAGTGTCACAGTGTCTGCTCATCCTCTGCTCAGTCTGCTCACACAG AATGCTTTCCCTCCTGTTCTTCGTCGGGCTCTTTGCCAGCTGCCTGGTAAAAC CCAACACGGCCGTCTACTCCTTCTCTGGTTCCATTGGTGGTGGTGGGATTCCCTTTGCCTCATCAGGAAATGGAAGGGTCACAGGGATCAGGGTCTGGGAAATCCCATCTCAATACATCACTGG TATCCAGCTGCGCCATCAATACATTTGGTCTAAAGTATTTGGACGGGCATATGGCCCAGTGAATGAGATGTCACTTTTTGATGGAGAGGCCGTTGTTCAG GTCTCTGGTAAATACCACAGCAATTACATCTATCAGCTGATATTCGTAACCTCCAGAGGGCGATCTCTGAGCGCTGGCCAGCCTTATCAG AAATCGTTCAACTTCTACCCGACTCACCCGGAATCAGAGCTGCGAATGCTGAGCGGCCGACATAACGGCAATGGGATTTCTTCACTGGGAGCTCACTGGGCATCTGAGTTCAATAGTACTAGCACATAA